One Candidatus Nitrososphaera evergladensis SR1 genomic window carries:
- a CDS encoding cupredoxin domain-containing protein yields the protein MVWKIVILSIAIVIASFIIAGAIVAAQVLGNNIPDGIGQQQAKDSRQQGLPPAAINGTKVSIVDNSKSNSYSPNPVRVKAGDTVTWVNDDSATHTATSRDGAFDSNPLKRGEVFSHTFDKEGEYPYFCAIHPNMVGTVVVVAPSGG from the coding sequence ATGGTTTGGAAAATCGTGATACTCTCAATAGCCATAGTGATCGCGTCATTCATCATAGCCGGTGCCATCGTGGCGGCACAGGTTCTTGGAAACAACATCCCAGATGGCATAGGTCAGCAGCAAGCAAAAGATTCGCGACAACAAGGCTTACCTCCTGCTGCCATAAATGGAACAAAGGTGAGCATAGTTGACAATTCAAAAAGCAACTCGTACAGTCCAAATCCAGTCAGGGTCAAGGCCGGAGACACGGTTACCTGGGTAAACGACGATTCTGCCACGCACACGGCGACCTCGCGCGACGGCGCCTTTGACTCTAATCCGCTGAAAAGGGGCGAGGTATTCAGCCATACATTTGACAAGGAAGGAGAATATCCGTACTTTTGTGCCATCCATCCTAACATGGTAGGAACGGTGGTGGTAGTAGCTCCATCAGGGGGATGA